The Acidobacteriota bacterium region CGACGGGCCGCGGAACCATCCGGCCATCGCCCACCTCGATCTGCCGCCGCTCGGGCAACCGGGCCGCTCGATGACCCTGCTCACGAAGACGCTGCTCTTCGTCAGCGAGGGCGACCCGGTCATGGTCCGCACCCCGCCGGGCGCGGGTCCCGACGCGGGCCGCAAGTTCCGGGCGTTCGACAAGGAATCGGGCGACGTGGTCTGGGAGACGGAGTTCCCGGCGGGCACCAACGGCTCGCCGATCACCTATATGCACGAGGGCCGGCAGTACATCGTCCTGCCGATCGGGTCGTTGCGGCACCCCGGCGAGTGGGTCGCGCTGGCGCTGCCGTAGGAGTCGGCCGCGTTCTCGTCCGTCACGGCTGTTTCAGGCGGAGGAACCGCTCCCACGCGGCGCGCGGCGAGCACACGGTTACGGGCCCTCGGCACCTCGGCGGGAAATGCCTGACGTTCCCGGTGACCAACGTGCGCTCGGGCACCCGAAGGGCGACCTCGAGGAACATGGTGTCGTCCTCGTCGGGCGGCGCGGCGTGCATCCAGGGTGGAGCCGAAACGTGCTCCTGGAATTGCACGATCGCCAGAAACGCTTCGCGACGGGACGAGTCGATGCCAAGGCGGGAGCGTGCCAGAACATCCCGATACTCGGCCTCGATGCGGTCGTCCGTTGCGATCCGCAGGCGTCCGCTCTCCACAAGATCGACGAGCCGGCCGGGTGGCCCGAAGGGCGACAGTAGCCCCGAAACCAGCACGTTGGTGTCGAGCACCCACGTGGGTGCATCACTCACCGTGAGATCTCTGCCTGCGCGCACGCCTCGACGCCTTGATCTCGCGATCGATGTCGGCGCCCGTGAGATTCGCGGTACCCGTTTCCGCAGCGCGCGCTCGAATCTGCCGGACGGCCTTGCGTGCCCGTGCGAAGACGATTTCGCGAACGTCCTCGATCAGCGTGGCGTCGCTGGTAGGGACCATGATGCTGCGAGGGACCCCGTCCTTCGTGATGATGATGGCGCCTTCCTTCTCCAGATCGGCCCAAACCCTGCCGGGGCTCGCTGCCAGCACTCGAGATGCGATCGTCTTCATGCACTACGATTATACGATGAACTGTTGTGCACGCATCGGCACCATTACGTCCCGTACAACCGAAAGCCAGCCGCCGCGAAGTGGCGGTCGAACGCGAGTGCTTCGTCGATTTGGCACCGGCGCATCACGAGAAAGCTCACCTGATCGACGAGACCGACACTCCGTGGCGCGCCGCGAAGCGCAGCAACGGCCGAGGCGTGCAGCGACTCGTCCACCCACTCGATCTCGAACGCCCGCGCTTCGGACGCGAAGGCGAGCGCCGCATCCCGGCCGAGGCGATGTTGCAGCAGCGCCATCGATCGGAGAGCACGTAGCTGTGGGTCAGGACCCGGCGCCGGGCCCGGAGCAGTGCGTCGAACCTTCGCCGCGCGTCGTGATGGTTCAGGTCGCGAGCGCTCGCCAGTGCGAATACCGCCGACGAATCGATGAAGATCATGTCTCGTCAGACTCATCCCCGCGACTGGCGATGGCCTCGGCAAGCCACTTGTCGTGATCGACCGACACCGGCAGATCCTCGGGCGGCTGCGGATCGACACCCATGCCGACGAAGGTGAAGTCCTCGATGGTCCTCTGCGGCTTCTGCGACGGGCTGGCCGTTCCGAAAGCCTCTGACAGCGTCTCGCGGACCACCGACGCCATCGAGCGGCCCCGTTCGTAGGCTCGTCGTCGAACCGCTTCGTAGGTGGCGTCGTCGAGTTGAATCTGTGTGCGTCTCATGCGCGCGCCTCCCACCTCATGATCTTCCGTACGCTCACTACAGCATGACAGCATGCGCTGGGTGCGCGGGCAAGCGTGGACGTTGTGTAGTACGTTGAATCGAGCGCCTAGTCGAGAGGGAGGAGTACGGCATGTCACCCACGCTGATTCGCCCAGTTTCGGTGCTGTTCTTCGTGCTGGCAGCAGGTCAGCCGGCCGGTGCGCAGGACGAGAACGGCGGTCGGTGGGACGGTTCGCCACATTCCGTTGCCGATCACGTGGCACCGCAGTTCCCCGCCTACGAGCGCGTGATTCCGAGAAGTAGCGATCCCGACGACGCGAATCGGGAGCCGGACTTCCGGATACTGGCCACTACCCGCGTGTCCACCATGGAGCGGGAGCTCAACGAAGCGGCAGCCGAGGGCTTCCGCCTAGTGGTCGTCGGCGACGACATCGATTCCGGCGAGGGCCTGGTCGACGAGATCTTCGCGCTCGTGCTCGGTGATACACGACCGGGCAGGTTCAGCTATCGGCTCGTAACTCTGAAGGACCTGACGACGATGGAAGCGGAGCGTGCCCGGGCGCTCACCGCGGCGGCCGCGGAGGGCTTCCGCTACCGCGGACTGGTGCAGGCGCCGCTGGGAGGACACGCCGTGGTGGTCCTGGAGCGCGACGCCGACACGGCGATTGTTCCTCTCGAGTATCTGGTAATCGCGACGACGCGGCTGTCGACTCTCGAGCGGGAAATCGAGGAGGCTGCAAGTCTCGGCTACCGCGTCATGGCCCTCACGATGAACGGCGGGGGCGCATTCGACAGCAACGACAGGATTGCCGTGCTGACCCGTCCCCACTCCGCCGACGCACCGGCGGGACCGTAGCGGCTACTGCTCGACCACCGGCTCCCGCGCGCCGAGGGCGCGCAGGAGCTCCGCGGTGCTCTCGGAGGGGGCGTTGGCGTTGCCGTACTCGACCAGGTAGAGCGGCGTGCGGCCGCGGTTGTCCTCGGCGTTGACGTCGGCGCCCTGGTCGACGAGGAGCTGGATGACCCCGTCCTCCCACATCGCGGCCGCCCCGTGGAGGGCGGTGGTGCCTGCCGGTGTGACCGCCGCGACGTCGGCGCCCAGCTCGATGAGCAGCGCCACGGTCTCGATGACCCGGTGGTCAGCCGGGCGGCGCGCGTCGTTCTCACCGAGCCCGGCGGCGACCATGAGCGGCGTGGTGCCGAACGCGTTCGGAACAAACGGATCGGCCCCGGCATCGAGCAGCAACCGCATCATCTCCAGGTTCGCGGCGCGGGCAGCGAGCCAGAACGGGGTGGCCCCCTTGTACGGCCTGCGCGAGATGTAGTCGCCGCGCAGGGCGGCCACGGGATTGGTGAAACGGGCGTCGATGTCGGCGCCCGCTTCGATCAGAGCCCCCGCGAGCCGCGGCCTGTTGGTCTCGACCGCCGCATGCAGGGAGGTGCGGCCAAGCCGGTCCGCGGCGGCCACGTCCGCGCCCCGCTCGATGAGATAGAGCGCCGTCTCCTCGTGACCGCTGGCGTACGGGATGATCCGCCAGTCGATGCCGGCCAGCGCGTCCGTGCTGCGGCTGGCGACGAGTAGCGGCGTGCTGCCGTCGATGGCCCGCGCCTCCAGATCGGCGCCTGCCTCCAGCAGGAGCTGCACTGTCTCCAGGTCACCGGCGCGGGCCGCGAACATCAACGCCGTGAACCGGCCGGTCGTCCGGGCTCGCACGCCTCCCCCGGACTCCAGCAGCCG contains the following coding sequences:
- a CDS encoding putative toxin-antitoxin system toxin component, PIN family translates to MRKRVPRISRAPTSIARSRRRGVRAGRDLTVSDAPTWVLDTNVLVSGLLSPFGPPGRLVDLVESGRLRIATDDRIEAEYRDVLARSRLGIDSSRREAFLAIVQFQEHVSAPPWMHAAPPDEDDTMFLEVALRVPERTLVTGNVRHFPPRCRGPVTVCSPRAAWERFLRLKQP
- a CDS encoding VapC toxin family PIN domain ribonuclease; its protein translation is MALLQHRLGRDAALAFASEARAFEIEWVDESLHASAVAALRGAPRSVGLVDQVSFLVMRRCQIDEALAFDRHFAAAGFRLYGT
- a CDS encoding ribbon-helix-helix protein, CopG family, whose protein sequence is MRRTQIQLDDATYEAVRRRAYERGRSMASVVRETLSEAFGTASPSQKPQRTIEDFTFVGMGVDPQPPEDLPVSVDHDKWLAEAIASRGDESDET